The genomic region GGGCGACCTCGCGCAGCTGCACGACGTCGCGCATCGAGTAACGGCGCGACCTGCCGGCCGTGCGTCTCGGGCTCACGAGTCCGAGACGGTCGTACTGGCGCAACGTCTGCGGGTGCATGCCGGCCAACTCGGCGGCGGCGGTGATGGCGAAGACGGGAGTCGTCTCATCCAGTTCCGGCATCATCGGTCACCTCCGCTTCGTCGTCGTCATGGTCTCATCGCACGCTCGCCCCGAGCGGGCGCGGCGTCAGCGCGCCGACGCCTTCGCCTTCGCGAGCAGCTCGTCGCGCGGGTTCTCGTCGGGCAGCGTCTGCTCGAACGCCTTGAGGGCTTCCTCGCCCGCCTTGGTGAGGTGCGACGGCACGACCACCTGCACGGTGGCGAGCAGATCGCCCGTGCCCTTCTTGGTCGCCACGCCGCGGCCCTTCACGCGCAGCACGCGTCCGCTCGGCGTGCCGGGCGCCACCTTGAGACGCACGACGTCGCCGCTCAGGGTCGGCACCTCGATGGTCGCACCGAGCGTTGCCTCAGCGAACGTGACGGGCACGTTCACCCGCAGGTGCAGCCCGTCGCGCTCGAACACGGGGTGCTTGCGCACCGTCACCGTGAGGTAGAGGTCACCGCGCTCCCCGCCGTCGGGCGATGGGCGTCCTTTGCGCGGCACGCGGATGCGCTGCTTGTCGGTCACGCCTGCCGGGATGCGCACCTTGACGGTCTCCCCGTCGACGGTGAGGTGCACGGTCTCGCCGGTGACCGCGGTCTGGAAGTCGATGGTGGTGGATGCCGAGACGTCCTGTCCGGGAGTCGGCCCGCCGTAGCCGCGGTAGCCGCCCGTCGACTGACCGAACCGGCCGTTGCCGAAGAGTCCCCCGAGCAGGTCGTCGTACTGGCCGCCGCCACCCTGCTGGAAGGTGTAGCTCTGGCCACGGCCGCCCTGGTTGAACATGCTGCCGAAGACATCCTCGAAGCCGCCGTTGCCCGCACCACCGGGAGCGGTGAACCTCGCACCCGAGCCCATGGCGCGAACCTGGTCGTACTCCTTGCGCTGCTCCTCGTCGGACAGCACGGAATAGGCCTCGCTGATCTCCTTGAACTTCGCCTCGGCCTTGGCGTCACCCGGGTTGGAGTCCGGATGATACTGGCGTGCGAGCTTGCGGTAGGTCTTCTTCAGCTCGGATTGCGAAACGTCTTTGGAGACGCCGAGCACCTTGTAGAAGTCCTTGTCGAACCAGTCCTGACTGGCCACCCGGCACCTCCCTTCTTGTGTGTTCTGTTGTCATCTACCGCGGGTTGAGGAGCAGCGCCGAAGGCGCCGCGTCTCGAAACCCAGCCGTCGTGATCCTCTGGCCCTGCTTCGAGACGCTCGGCCGCGCCGTGCTCCTCAACCGACGATATGTGCGGATCGCTACGCCGGAACGGCGACGACGACCTTGGCCGCCCGCACCAGCGTGGAGCCGAGCGTGTAGCCCACCTCGACCACGTCGATGATGGTCGGCTCGGTCACGTCGGCCGACGGCTGCTGGAAGATCGCCTCGTGCACGTTGTGGTCGAACGGCTCGCCCTTTTCGCCGAACGGCTGCAGCCCGAGCCTCTCGGATGCCCCGCGCAGCTTGGCCGCGATGGTCGCGAACGGAGTGTCTCCGTCGAGGTCACCGTGCTTCTCAGCACGGTCGAGATCGTCGAGCACGGGCAGGATCGCCTTCGCCGTGTCGGCGACGGCGCGTTCCCGCTCCACCTCGCGGTTGGCCTCGGTGCGCTTGCGGTAGTTCGCGTACTCCGCGGTCACCCGCTGCAGGTCCGCGAGCCGTTCTGCGGCGAGCTCCTCGGCGCTCGACTGGCCCGAAAGGAAGTCGAGGTCGGCATCGGACAGTGAGGTCTCGACGTCCGGTCCCTCGTAGCCCTCGCCCGTGTCGACCACCTGCTCGTGCTCGAGGTCACCGGCCTCGGCGGCGGAGTCCTTCGACTCCGCCGCGTCGCCGTCCGGCTGACGAACCTTTCCCGTTTCGGGGTCGATGCGTCGCTTGTCGCGAACGACCGGCTCCTCGTGTTCGTTCGATTCGTCTTTCTTCGCCATGACTACTTCTTCTCGTCCTCGTCGTCCACGACCTCGGCGTCCACGACGTCGTCATCCGACGACGACTCGGACTCGCCCTCGGGCTGCTCGCCCTGCGGTGCGGATGCCTCGGCCTGCGCAGAGGCGTAGATCGCCTCACCCAGCTTCTGCTGGCTGGCGTTCAGCTTGTCGAACGCGGTCTTGACGGCCTCGTCGTCCTCGCCCGCCAGAGCACCCTTGAGGGCATCGACGTCGCCCTGCACGTCGTCCTTCACGTCAGACGGCAGCTTGTCCTCGTTGTCCTTGATGAGCTTCTCGATCGAGTAGACGAGCTGCTCTGCACTGTTGCGGGTCTCGGCGCTCTCGCGGCGCTTCTTGTCCTCAGCGGCGTGCTCCTCGGCCTCGCGCACCATGCGCTCGATGTCGTCCTTCGGCAGCGACGAGCCGCCGGAGATGACCATCGACTGCTCCTTGCCCGTGCCCTTGTCCTTGGCGGACACGTGCACGATGCCGTTCGCGTCGATGTCGAACGTGACCTCGATCTGCGGGATTCCGCGGGGCGCCGGCGCGATGCCGGTCAGCTCGAACGTGCCGAGCGGCTTGTTGTCGCGGGTGAACTCGCGCTCGCCCTGGAACACCTGGATCGCCACGGACGGCTGGTTGTCGTCTGCCGTGGTGAAGGTCTCGCTGCGCTTGGTCGGAATGGCCGTGTTGCGCTCGATGAGCTTGGTCATGATGCCGCCCTTGGTCTCGATGCCGAGGCTCAGCGGGGTGACGTCGATGAGCAGAACGTCCTTGCGCTCACCCCTCAGCACGCCGGCCTGCAGAGCGGCGCCGACGGCGACGACCTCATCGGGGTTGACGCCCT from Humibacter ginsenosidimutans harbors:
- a CDS encoding DnaJ C-terminal domain-containing protein, encoding MASQDWFDKDFYKVLGVSKDVSQSELKKTYRKLARQYHPDSNPGDAKAEAKFKEISEAYSVLSDEEQRKEYDQVRAMGSGARFTAPGGAGNGGFEDVFGSMFNQGGRGQSYTFQQGGGGQYDDLLGGLFGNGRFGQSTGGYRGYGGPTPGQDVSASTTIDFQTAVTGETVHLTVDGETVKVRIPAGVTDKQRIRVPRKGRPSPDGGERGDLYLTVTVRKHPVFERDGLHLRVNVPVTFAEATLGATIEVPTLSGDVVRLKVAPGTPSGRVLRVKGRGVATKKGTGDLLATVQVVVPSHLTKAGEEALKAFEQTLPDENPRDELLAKAKASAR
- a CDS encoding nucleotide exchange factor GrpE, which translates into the protein MAKKDESNEHEEPVVRDKRRIDPETGKVRQPDGDAAESKDSAAEAGDLEHEQVVDTGEGYEGPDVETSLSDADLDFLSGQSSAEELAAERLADLQRVTAEYANYRKRTEANREVERERAVADTAKAILPVLDDLDRAEKHGDLDGDTPFATIAAKLRGASERLGLQPFGEKGEPFDHNVHEAIFQQPSADVTEPTIIDVVEVGYTLGSTLVRAAKVVVAVPA